A segment of the Homalodisca vitripennis isolate AUS2020 unplaced genomic scaffold, UT_GWSS_2.1 ScUCBcl_3321;HRSCAF=8783, whole genome shotgun sequence genome:
CCATGGTAAAAACACGTAGGTCAAATGAAGTAAAAATCACGTGATAATACGAGtacatataatttaacaaataaaacatatggcaaaaaatactttaatgaacACATACATGGTAGGCCTACCTACACGCACAACAGGGACACGAACCGGGCCGAAGTATCTTGTGCTGCATGTACTGAAAAATTCTAGACCAAAACGAATTATGAAACTGTTGACACGAAAAAGTACAATATATTTGTCCAGAAACCACGTTCCCTTCCATCTCAGTTTAATCTGCAATCCCATGTAACGTGACGCGATACAAATGTCCTTTACCGTTCGACCAAGGGTTAAGGTACtaagtttaaacatttgtaaaaatacagcCAATCTAACAAAGTAACTTTATCAAATATACTGTTTGttacttcaatattttatgatttgtgCCCACCATATACATTGttttctaatttgtttatttaacatttttctcttTGCCAATATGACTATCCATCAGACCAAATTGAATTAGTCACATTTGACAGACAGTATTCCAGATTCCCTATTGGCCAAtgcttacaatttttaaaacccatttaATCCTAGTTAACACGAACACTAATTTAAACCCTATAAGTCAGCTCGCTCGACAATTACCGTGATTGTAGGCAGACACATGAAAATCGAATTCTGCCAATCGACGATTTGTATGTTACGCTTCATTAAACGCTCAGTGAATTATTAGTTAtagttaaatcatttaaatttgttcatttaatCATAACAAACAGTTACCTTGATATTGCAATAAACGTAAGCATATTATATCATCATGAATTCACTACAGATTAAACGATCTCAAAATGTATGTACAAAATGccattaaattacaataatgaaaatccTGACATCTACGATATCGATGTCATAAGTGTCAACAGtacagataaattaaataagttttaaaattgaagttaCGAGATATACTTtacataatactaaaatttagcataacatgtaacttaaaattactgagaaatatataatattactttataaaggTGTGGTGGTGACTAAATAGCACTGTATTTTAGATGACTATTAAATTCGTGCTAGTGTAAGTAGAGTGATGTCTGGGGTTTTGACTAATCGTTATACCCTGTGGTAAACAGTCCTGAGAGAACTAGCGCCGGATGGTCGCTGTTTGTTACACATGTTGTACACTGTAGGTTAGATAACTAGTGAACTCATGCTAGAGTGACATCTGGGGACATACTACTCGATctaccctgtggtaaacagtCCTGAGAGACTAGCGGCCGGACAGTCGCTGTTGTTAACACGTGTTGTACACACTGTATGTTAGATGACTAGTGAACTCATGTTAGAGTAAGTAGAGTGATGTCTGGTGATAGACTAATCGATCTACCCTGTGGTAAACAGCCCTGAGAGACTAGCGCCGGACAGTCGCTGTTGTTACACGTGTTGTAGCACTGTATATTAGATGTCTAAGTGAGCTCATGTTAGAGTAAGTAGAGTGATGTCTGGGGATTGACTAATCGATCTACCCCGTGGTAAACAGTTTCTGAGAGACTAGCGCCGGACAGTCGCTGTTGTTACACGTGTTGTAAGGTTAGATGACTAGTGAAACTCATGCTAGAGTAAGTAGAGTGATATCTGGATATACTAATCGATCTACTCTGTGGTAAAACAGCCCTGAGAGACTAGCGCCTGACAGTCGCTGTTGGTACACGTGTTGTACACTATATGTTACATGATTAGTGAACTCATGTTAGAGTAAGTAGAGTAATTTTGGGGATTGACTAATCGATCTATCCTGTGGTAAACAGCCCTGAGAGACTAGCGCCGGACAGTCGCTGTTGTTACACGTGTTGTACACTGTATGTTAGATGACTAGTGAACTCATGTTAGAGTAAGTAGAGTCATGTCTGGTGATAGACTAATCGATCAACCCTGTGGTAAACAGCCCTGAGAGACTAGCGCCGGACAGTCGCTGTTTGTTACACGTGTTGTAGCACTGTATATTAGATGTCTAAGTGAGCTCATGTTAGAGTAAGTAGAGTAATGTCTGGGGATTGACTAATCGATctaccctgtggtaaacagtCCTGAGAGACTAGCGCCGAACGGTCGCTGTTATTACACGTGTTGTGCACTGTATGTTAGATGTCTAGTGAACTCATGTTAGAATAAGTAGAGTGATGTCTGGGGAATAGACTAATCGATCTACCCTGTGGTAAAAAGTCCTGAGGGACTAGCGCCGGACGGTCGCTGTTGTTAATTGTGTTGCAACACGGTAACGGCAAACTAACAAACAACACTCAGGCATTTGAAAGTTAAGGGTATTACTTCTTTCTTACATTATACTCTCTTAACAATGTTAAGAAATTTTctctttacaatattttgtggatatcattaaataacaataaaaaaaaaaattattacataattaaagaGAAGTAATGTAACATGTTGCTAAAAATGAAAGAGAACTGTAGAAAATGTgtttataacagaataaataattaggtttcagtaatagtaacagtaatttcgcaaatggattttataaacattggtatagatattttgtaattgtcCATATGTAGAAATATTAAGGATATGTAACCGATCTTCCTGCTATAAAGTATTTCGAATATGGTGAATGTTTATTGAATGTTGTCATGAATGCCGGGAGAGTTGTTAAATAGCCTGCTGTAATCTCTAAATGTAGTTTAAAGATAGATTTTTTATATCGGACTGAATAGATTGAAACATTTTCCAAATGCAGGTCTCTTGTACATTTTCCGCTGTACTGTCCATCTGTTTACTTTTTATGAAGCAGCGTTTTTAGTTGATGTGTACTAACATTTCTATTATAcgaatatattccaatattcgTATACATTAAATATAGGTAGGTTGTCTtcattttaattagtctttttaaTAACTCCGCGTTCATCGTgattaaaaagcattaaaaacataaaacatgaataatgaactgaaagtattcagtaaacacttatgtaaacataaatacaaatgcataaatttaacagtattaaTACAATGCTACGAGTTGAAACGCTACCAATTGAAAACCGaccttaaaaaacatattaatttggttatttcACAAGTTTCAAAAGTCAGTCTCAGTGTTGCATTTTACTACAGTCACAGATAATTCACATATCGGCTGTTCAATACTGTCAAATTATgaaccatttattttaaatttgctataCAAAACTTCTATATAATAGTTGTTTCTTACCAAGTTTTTTGaaaaggaaaagttatttaaaaacttttctgagacttataaaatattgataaaaattgtggttattagttattttatcaaCCCAAAGttaaataaacactattattaaaatatttaattttatttaaaaacatttttttcttacactACCTTCTGATATTAAATCGTTTAataagttttgtaacaatcgtgaagaaaaaatatagatataaatgttttttaattccgTAAAGCTGCTAAAGgaagtaaaaatttgaaaatatatattccaaaattttAGCTTAGAATTATACATAGAATCTGTAAATGAATAGGTACCCCAACCTTTATGTTAAACCCTGTATAAAACACCTGATACAGCCAACATACCATAGTATCTATTCTCAGTGGCAAATCAGTATCAACAACCATCTATATTTTACGCTAATGCcatgtaatttatacaaattgacGTCAGCTGcatcagttttaaatattgttcatagCTTTCTTCGTCCTGTGTAAAGAATTATAACACAGTTTTTTGTTTTCACAGCTTGAATGGGGCTGTTATCGTCAGTAGCTACAGGCTGCCTCGGTGACGTCACCCCGGCCACTTGTTACAAAAATCTTCTACTGATCCCTTCTGACGGGTGAAATGGTAAAATCATTTGACTTGCTCAGACACACGAGCAAGGACAGTAATCTACAATAGGGACCACCAGAAAGAGTAGTTTTAGGGAGGAGACTATTTAGCACGTGAACTGGGAGCTGCCAATGAGGAGTGAGCGATGTTAGGAAACATATTCCTCGCTGTAACTGTAGTGCACTATGATGGATCAAATAGTGGCCGCCAACAGCACACTTTCGTGGCCCATACTGTACGTATGAAGGTGATAAGGATTTCCTCACGATTTTTTCTCGAATAAGTGCAGGTTGTCAGTAGCTCATGCTGGTAGTCCCCGCTAGTTACACTGTCCTACATACACAGAGTGTGTGAACGTGATCATGGTACAACGTGGGTTTTGTTAAACCTAGTTAATATGATGATTGCTTACTAAATACAATAGTTTGGGAGGAGTAcgaagtattttaatttttatttgcacaTCGCAAATATCAGTTGtattgtaaaatgaatttttttaagtttttctcacCTCTGCGAATTTCAAATTCTCCTAACCAAGTAGATACTCCATATTTCTCACTGTAACTGTAGTGCACTATGACCGTTCAAATAGTGGCACTCTTTCGTGGCCCCTACTGTATATTTAGGTGATAAGGATTTCCTCACACTTTTTCTGGAATAAGTGCGGGTTGTCAGTAGCTCATGCTCGATAGTCGCTGGTAGTCCCCGCTAGTTGTACTGTCCTACATACACAGAGTGTGTAAACGTGATCATGGTACCACGTGGGTTTCGTTAAAACTAGTGAGTATGATGATTGCTTACTAAATACAGTAGTTTAGGAGGAGTAcgaagtttttttcatttttaatacacatcGCAAATACCAGTTGtattgtaaaatgaatttttaaaatctttcccCACTTAGAACGCACCTTTGACATTAACTTTGAATTTCAAATTCTCCTAACAAAGTAGATACTCCATATGTAGATAATCCCGAGTGCAGATATATAGACAAGAATTTTTCGCTTtgcatatattttgtttgtatatgaGTGCATTGAAGTAAGAttgctatattttaaatgtagtttttaataattgaaatataaataaaatcaataacactgGAATTATATCATTACTATATATAGTTTACacgaaacattgttttaaacatttcttgcTGAACGCTAAATTGACTTATTTCTCACATTATAAACAGGAGAGCATAAATGAAGGTTTTCATGGGTATACAACAGTATTAAAGaatgttagtaatttaaaaagaaatggcaacataaaatctcttaaaaacaAAGCTTCAAGCCTGTAAGAGCGATTACGTGTCCCTTTGAAATGAAAGTGGGAGAGAGACTGAGAAGGAGGATTTAACTGTACTTTTTGTACGGGAAGCCATTCATTATAACggattatttgtgttttataatttgtaatattttctgcaTTAATATGTACTTTCGACttcaagattaattttttttcattttggatgaattatttatgaaatttatacttatttcaattaatataaagaaaCACTACGTTAATATGTAAGCATATAAGAAAAGAGTTTGTCTgcatagtatattattttattttattttcacgtaTTTCGTAAACCATTAATATTGCTTAAgtaatctaattaaattatagtcCACCATTTAGAGACAGTAGATACAGAGGAagctataattaaaaaatctgtcATCGACATATATCTTAACGTTAAACATAGACATGTTTATGGTTTCAACATGTATCCATATTAAAAGAGTATTAGATTAAGAATTAAGGTATGTGATgcgaatatataaatattattttagttactcTGTTACAGCACTGTCTACAtacgttgtatttatttgtccTCCCCCCCACAACACAGTGTAAATTCCCTTTTCCCTTGTCACATGGAATGCACGTGTAATCAATCACTCCTCAATAACTGTCTCTCCTCTGTCAATCGGGCTGACTACAATGTGCCTTACTTTCGTCACATATTTCATTAGCTTGAATTAGATCATGACGGAACTAATGCTGTAGGATGTGTTATGTAGCTTATGCAGGAAATTATTTCCCTAAGTCCCTCTGACGTAACAATAACCAAAAATACTtctatatttctaataatatcgTTAAACTATATTTTAGCCCACAATATTATAACACTGTAGAGCTATAAATAAATCGTCATGATCtgataattttactgttttaattaaataaaattgtaactataGCTTTActgaaaattaacaatatatatagaaaattttgaAGATATCTATTTTATATCTTTCAGACATAGGACGTGTAAATTGGATATACATATGACTTATGTAATAAAAGTCAAACCTATTTCACTAATCTCGAGATAGTTATGTACTATTGTCATGTTGCTCATCTATTCatctcattaaaaaatataaaaactctagtgggtttaattataaataaatgagagAACCTGCGAAAATGACGCTTTCAGTTTATCAGAAACTACCTTTGTtagaatttcttaaaaatgtcatttataatTTTGGGATCTTAAAATGTTGGAAACCTCTGTAAATAATGGTAGTATACATTAGTTAGGTAGATAAACACTTTTAAGTAATGACATCCTCTATTACTAAGATAAGGAGTTTCAGAGGTtgagacaatttgacaatttcaaCCATGTCCGATTGTAAACAAGACATGTCATTACTCAGATTCCAAAAGGACGAAAGCAGTTACAAGTGTTTCCGATCTGTTTGTTAATGTGATGTTCGTAGCCGGTGGTAATAATACTGggtaataaaaattacaccaattcaggaaaactattggactacatcttggtcgggaggacgcgggttcatggaccgtgggtaaaactggactggggagaacactcgctgctggaatgGTAAGgtacgttggcggggagaagtggcgtgacctcagtagccaataggatttatttaaacagtatggtctcatatgacgtcacatacatataaccgccaacggccagatcgataatcaacattcctatcttaacaaatatattttagatagctgactatttataatagattcagatatgtacaccacatttcctcccttccaaagttgaaaaacactgcaaaataacacactacatagtttaacaaaaaaaacattgttgaaattcaattaacacattaatacagtaaaatcaataaattctcCTTAAACTACAATTAAGTAAAATGGTATGAACGCTTTGGTTATCACaactaagacaaataaaacaatataatgaaacaaactaaaatagaacaaaacaatataatttacaagttcaGCCTATCCACGGGATTTCTAATCCGCACAGGATAGCGTCTATCATTGTTGTTGCTTGGGAACAGCTGGCGCGGCATGACAGCTGCCGTCGCAGCCGGTGACGTGTTGCCacgatcagctgtttgtttaccgtTAGAACGGCACGACACTGAGAGGGGAGGGGAGCGAGCCACACGGTCGCTCGGCGGAGAGTGGGGACTCACTGCTATTGGTTCTCGCCCCACCGGCGTCATGACCGGGGGGAAAGAGGAACTGTCATCGAAAGCGTCAGCTGATTCTACCTGTTTGTTTACATCAGCTGGCTCTCCCTGCACGGCTACAATCTGATCAATATGCCGTCTGAACACAATGCCAGACGTCAATTCAACTTCGTATATAACATTGCTGATCTGCTTAATTACCGTAGCACTAACCCATTTGTCACGGGTGCGATAGtccctaacaattacattttgaccaGGATAAAATAGTCTAATTTTAGTTCCAGAGAAATACTCCTTTTGCTTGTCTTGTCTTTTACTAACTGTCATTGACAGGTTAGGCCTTAATAAATCTAACCTAGTTCTTAATTGCCTATTAAACATCAACTTTGCTGGGGTCTCATTGGTGGTAGCATGAACAGCATTtcgataatcaaacaatattctacttaaagctatatttacatctttcttatcacgtaaagcacatttgatcttattcttagcatatttgacagagttctctgccaaaccgttactcatttatttatttatttatttatttcaacggttccaccatttttacaaaagtaattcaacaaatcaagtacttagcaatcaagatgacaaatcataatcaatatacacagtcttatgtaagctctaacttgaacaacataggcaataacagagtgatatactataaatataaataacaaaaacaacaataaataacaaggaataataacaatacagtaacagcaacgataaataaatagttgaccaatgctataacattaataaaatttagaaactcaacaatatactatcaataattaatacaatcgtagctgttagttactgtaagtggatctgtttaagcatgtgttaggtgtttacatttaataatttgtttttcagggtgtattttgaatcgtgaaaaaagtcgatgtgcgctgcctcgctacccagttttagaagtctgcatattccatggtttgatgcataataatgtgggcctaaatcttctgcagaaaagtgtcttagagcgggtacctcttggtatagagaagtctatatccgacactagatgagggcagtcgaggaagccgttcaccagcctgtacaggaataaaatatcaatatattttcttctttcctggagaggttgcagtccatatagcatctcaatctcagtgacgggggttgcaagataattatatcccagtttgactccaagaagtcttaagcaacgcacctgtactctgttcagcagcacaatgtggcctgcttgatatggagaccaaacaacggaacagtactccaacaaaggacgcacaagagtcttatagaggatagccaatgtagagggggatctgaagtctttgcaagttcgggcaataaacccaagcatagaagaggccttatttgtaacatgcattatgtgctcatgggatggtatggaggactcaaagtatgtctgataccattgtttgacataaaattatgaaattcgaATGAGGAAAATGGTGGACCATTGTCACTGTGGACAGTCCTCTGGTAGACCAAACCTACTGAAACAAATCTCTTAAATGATTTATGGCTACATTGGCTGAAGTGGAAGCTACTGGAAACACTTCCAGCCACTTGCTGTGTGCATCAACaattagtagatacatttttccattaatcggacctaaataatccatgtgaagcctttgccatggacttgagggataatgccacgtatgcagctgacacttgctagggttatttctctccattaaacaggaaaaaacaattgtttgccaaggacacaatttgatcatcaatattaggccaccaaacataactacgagctatcgatttcattttgactatacccatgtgggatgagtgaagctcgtccagcacatattttctcattttgctaGGCACTACTACTTTGTAAccccaaaccaatatattatttactatagacaactcttccctccttgcaaaatatggcaacaactccttgtcatccccagggatgctattgggccacccgtgccttacataaccaataaatttgcataaaattggatcttttaagcgtttctgcttgtacattttcaaaagttaaaggcaCAGAGCTTTCCAAAAGACAATGCAAATAACTGCCCTTCCAGTGGTCATCGTTGCTCACTTCCGGCTCTTTCATTGTCAGTGGTAGCCTGCTGAACGCGTCGGCATTACCGTGATCagctgattttatatattctatattaaacttgtaccctgacaaaaataaactatagcgcTGCAATCTGCTGGCGCTAAAACACTGACAAACCCTTATGAGGACCAAATATTGATAGAAGCGGTTTGTGGTCCGTACATAAAGTAAATTCCCTACCATacagatattggttaaatttcttcACGCCCCAGACAATTGCTAGAGCCTCTCGATCGATCTGGGAGTAGTTCTTTTCAGCATTAGTTTAGCGTTCTAGACTGGTATGCTAATGGTTTTTCAATACCTTCTGGTGTGACAACACTCAGGACCGCACCCAGTCCAAAAGAACTCGCGTCTACCGCCAGCTTCAACGGAAGTTTGCCGTCATAGTGCGCTAGGATAGTCTCACTACTTAGCAGTTCTTTTACTCTATCGAATGCCTGAACACATTGCCTGTTGAAATCAAATGGAacgtctttctttaataaattgtacaatgggcttaaaatgcttgaaaaatttggaagaaatttagaataatagttaattagcccAATTAGCGATTTAATTTCTGTGACATTCTTTGGGATAGGTGCGTTCTTGATTGCTTCTACTTTTTTGGGATCGGTGTGCAAACCGTGTTTGTCAATGACAAACCCCAAATACTCTACTTGGTTGgcaaagaaagtacatttactctttttgacagttaagcctttctcattcaacctcttacacacttctcttaacttctcataatgagccttatcattttcagcggttattagaatatcatctaaaaatactgcaatttgatctataccctggagagtctgctctattttcttttgaaaaatagcacTTGCTGAAGTTATGCCAAAAGGGACacgggaataacaaaataaacctttgtgtgtacttatggtacacagttttcTGAGACTCTGGATCTAACTCTAATTGGGTATATGCTTGACACAAATCGATCGTACTAAACTTCTCGCCCTTTTGGCAGGTTTGCAAACAACTCATCTATTCTTGGTAACGGAAATTTTTTCTACTTCTAAACAAGGGTTCAAGGTTACTTTAAAGTCACCGCAAATCCTGACTGAGccacatttctttaatacaggaactatgggcgtaccccaatctgagctacttacaggtattaatactttctcatctactagcctagctagttcgttttcaaccttggctttcagggaaaaaggtattggcctaggtttgaaatatttaggaaccgtgttttcttttactgttaactttacgggctcgcctttaaaacaacctatctcgtcactgaataccttaggaaattctttgaacaacttgttcttaagttcaagacaactatcggcatcggttttacttatctcaaataacctgtcgttatttttaaacgaaatttcaacccctagagcacttaaccattccctacctataagtggatgagcaccggacttgatgacatacaagtccattactttgtttactttgttataattaacttcaacttTGATCTTGCCTACAGGTGTGATAGGTTGATCAGTATAAGAGCTGAGTGTCAACTTACTAGGTTCTAATTTACACATCTGgaaatgagaattgtaatattcctcactgcaaacactcacagaagcccctgtatcaacctcaaacgttaagcttttaccattaacaattaaatcaagcTGAATTGGGTCTACCTTGACCCTGTCAGTCACCTTttcattcattctaaataaattggctacatcctccacaaattgctcagtgtcccctgacacctgattactgtcatcaacaccttctaggtagttatgtttgcgataatttttgaaattcccagtgcttttactatctctaaaattagtcttatctctatttacatttgtaccttGCCGACCAGCTAACTTAGAACGACACACTTTTGCTATGTGGTTTTGTTTACCACAGAAATGACACTTCACACCTAATAACCTGCACTGTGAACGAAAATGCCCTGTGAGGCCACAACATAAACATtgcgcactgccactgccacctggCGATGACCGCCGCTGCCATCCAGAAGGCCCTGGTGACGTGCCGCCGCTGACCTTGGCTGTTCCCCCTGCTCCCTTCCAGGCCGCTCCAGCGTTGTCGCTCCGTGCTGTCTGGGAATGCGTCTGGGAATGCGGTGCGCCATTTCCGAATCTCCCCCTCCTGGCCACCACGCTGCTCAACTGATGGATTCCGCTCGGGTCTTCCGACTGATAGAGCTGCCGCCGATTTTTCTGCTTGCTCCATTGAAAGCACTATTTTGGTCGCTTGCTCGAACGTTAACGAGGCTTCCGATAACAGTTTTTGTTTGGCACTTTCACTTCTGATGccactcaccagtctgtctctcaagtaatcatttagcgacgcgccaaaagtcacaatgggttgtcatttttttcaaatttgcaatatactcggcaaccgactcgccttccaactgtactcgcttactaaaacgatatcgctccgcgatgaagctaggtgtcgggaataaatgtttttgcacaagttGCACCAGTTCATTAAATGTCTTTTCCGACGGTTTATTAGGAGTGCACAGGTCTCTCAACAAACTATACGTTTTTACTCCTATCACAGTTAAAAAGCGTACTGACCTTTTTACCCGCGTCAATGCTATTACAGTCCACATACAGCTCAAAACGTTCGATGTATGACGCCCAGGTTTCAACTGACCCGTCATATTCCCCGATAACGCCTATTTGcgccattatattagttacaggaaACGGTAGTTCGTCTAATTGTACTTGCCACATCAACTagtagctaaaataatttggttgcacactacacttcctcccacactaattggtttgaaactaAAGAATATTTGTACTGTTAATCTTCGTGATGTTCACTCGCCATTTTGTGATGTTCACTCGATCAAAACTGTCCTCGTGTTGTTCGCGCACGTGGTGTTCACTGTTGATGTCCAGCGGCGATGTACACTCGGAATTTCGCACTAATACTAATTTCCACAAATCCTCGTCGCCATTTGTGATGTTCGTAGCCGGTGGTAATAAtactgggtaataaaattacaccaattcaggaaaaactattggactacatcttggtcgggaggaaGCGGGTTCatggaccgtgggtaaaactggactggggagaacactcgctgctggaatgGTAAGgtacgttggcggggagaagtggcgtgacctcagtagccaataggatttattcaaacagtatggtctcatatgacgtcacatacatataaccgccaacggccagatcgataatcaacattcctatcttaacaaatatattttagatagctgactatttatattagattcagatatgtacaccacagTTAATACAAAGGGCGAAGGGTGACAGAGCTTAATTTGTATCCGAGTTAGATATTGAGGTAAGGTTTCTCAGATTGAGATATCAGAAGCAATCAGAGATCTGATGATTACCTTTAGAAGCGGTCCTAGAAGGGAGAGTTTAAAGCCTAAAGCCTATGTGATGTAACAGCAGTTTGTTTTTTGATAGTAGAGTGCaaccttaaatttatattatacaataaagcACTGGTGGCTTAAAAGGCCAACGTAGCTCAATACGCAGGAGtacaaaaaagaatttattatatgcaaataaatgttaaattgatCTATTGATTATGGTGGTAATTGATTATGATCTAGGATAAGTAAGGtctagttttaaacatttacgtGCTTAGAgctataatataattgttttaaagataaataatttattgaaatgtttcaaaaattatataaggtaattagttaaaatttattattgaaacccTATCTGAACGTACAATGTCTTAACATCTTTACAAATCTGTTATACCTCATGatgaaatctaaatatatttaaatcgtgtaaaattcaataatatacttGTTTTGAACTAATTCATAGATCTAGTTTAAAGGTCTTGTTTTACTGGTAGAAAACAACAACAAAGGA
Coding sequences within it:
- the LOC124372462 gene encoding uncharacterized protein LOC124372462 yields the protein MSNNGIRHTLSPPYHPMSNGLAENSVKYAKNKIKCALRDKKDVNIALSRILFDYRNAVHATTNETPAKLMFNRQLRTRLDLLRPNLSMTVSKRQDKQKEYFSGTKIRLFYPGQNVIVRDYRTRDKWVSATVIKQISNVIYEVELTSGIVFRRHIDQIVAVQGEPADVNKQVESADAFDDSSSFPPVMTPVGREPIAVSPHSPPSDRVARSPPLSVSCRSNGKQTADRGNTSPAATAAVMPRQLFPSNNNDRRYPVRIRNPVDRLNL